Proteins found in one Triticum aestivum cultivar Chinese Spring chromosome 4D, IWGSC CS RefSeq v2.1, whole genome shotgun sequence genomic segment:
- the LOC123095799 gene encoding F-box protein At1g55000, with translation MSGRAGDHALPASSPAEPDPEAPSPMSGGDFPGDLLRAVLHRLPPADVARAACVCRLWRAVASDRAVLEAAFRAPWGVRRVLGDPATRAFWRAASLARFALSHTVRRGDTVPGVALKYSVQVTDIKRFNNMMSDHGIYSRERLLIPISDPEILLGSTCYIEMDHNSKREVAVFYPEGHPNGNAESVANAAAAKRRSKRILESVRRSLHVDDGTAEYYLSVTGGDPRAAMMEFSEDLRWEQRQTGH, from the exons ATGAGCGGCCGCGCCGGAGACCACGCCCtccccgcctcctcccccgccgaaCCCGATCCGGAGGCGCCGTCCCCGATGAGCGGCGGCGACTTCCCGGGCGACCTCCTGCGGGCggtcctgcaccggctcccgcccGCGGACGTCGCGCGGGCGGCCTGCGTCTGCCGCCTCTGGCGCGCCGTCGCCTCCGACCGCGCCGTGCTGGAGGCCGCCTTCCGCGCGCCCTGGGGCGTGCGCCGCGTCCTCGGCGACCCGGCCACCAGGGCCTTCTggcgcgccgcctccctcgcccgcttCGCGCTCTCGCACACCGTCCGGCGCGGGGACACCGTCCCCGGCGTCGCGCTTAAGTATTCCGTCCAG GTGACCGATATCAAACGGTTCAACAATATGATGAGTGACCACGGTATCTACTCAAGGGAGAGGCTTCTGATACCAATCAGTGATCCAGAAATCCTGCTGGGTAGCACATGCTACATTGAGATGGATCACAACTCAAAGAGAGAGGTCGCGGTCTTCTATCCCGAGGGCCACCCGAATGGAAACGCAGAATCCGTGGCGAACGCTGCAGCTGCAAAAAGGCGAAGCAAACGGATTCTCGAGTCGGTGAGGCGGAGCTTGCACGTTGACGACGGAACTGCCGAGTACTACCTGTCCGTCACAGGTGGCGATCCGAGAGCTGCTATGATGGAGTTCTCGGAGGACCTTAGGTGGGAGCAGCGACAAACGGGCCACTAG